A region of Catenibacterium mitsuokai DNA encodes the following proteins:
- a CDS encoding LexA family protein, with translation MKTKFGTNVKQLREKRGIDQKELGEIVGVSDKTVSSWEINRTEPKMGIVQQLADYFGVSTDYLIKGNHDDAIYENVNIDYTRVPLYDSICCGNGGFVDDNIIDMIPVPSKGLSKSAKYFAQYASGESMKDAGISDGDLLIFEKVNKVDDGVIGCFCTDTNTATCKKYKELNGIIMLQPMNADYDPIVVDPLNSNIRCLGKLKKVIKDFNWED, from the coding sequence ATGAAAACGAAATTCGGCACGAATGTAAAACAATTACGCGAAAAAAGAGGAATAGATCAAAAAGAACTTGGCGAAATTGTCGGTGTGAGCGATAAAACAGTTTCATCGTGGGAAATCAATAGAACCGAGCCAAAAATGGGGATAGTTCAGCAACTCGCTGACTACTTTGGCGTTTCTACAGACTATTTAATAAAAGGTAATCATGATGATGCAATATATGAAAATGTGAATATTGATTACACTAGAGTACCGTTGTACGACTCTATTTGTTGTGGAAATGGTGGCTTTGTAGATGACAATATCATTGATATGATTCCTGTGCCTTCTAAAGGCTTGAGTAAGTCGGCTAAATACTTTGCACAATATGCAAGCGGTGAAAGTATGAAAGATGCTGGTATCTCTGATGGTGATCTTCTTATATTTGAGAAGGTGAATAAAGTAGATGATGGTGTTATTGGATGCTTCTGTACAGACACCAATACAGCCACTTGCAAAAAGTATAAGGAACTAAATGGGATAATCATGTTACAGCCAATGAATGCAGATTATGATCCTATCGTTGTTGATCCATTAAACAGCAATATTAGATGTCTGGGAAAATTGAAGAAAGTTATTAAAGATTTCAATTGGGAAGATTGA
- a CDS encoding Cof-type HAD-IIB family hydrolase translates to MKEKVLFFDIDGTLVDNTYGVYEVPEGVKRELKRIQNDGHKLFICSGRPKAMINQQFLDLGFDGYVLYNGGYIEIDGESIFEERMDTELATQTVDMLEELNCDYMIETAHHIYIDKRYKELYTFFKNLGMEEMFSMDFDRDDVLKRAIKIEANVTNKDKQKVSDYLDGKFGTTISFDQHGSDNSFEFFSPTMSKAIGIKKVLEYYGLDIKDTYAFGDGLNDIEMIQLCQIGVAMGNAVDELKAQADIICKSIDKNGLEDILKALFPQ, encoded by the coding sequence ATGAAAGAAAAAGTATTATTTTTTGATATTGATGGTACGCTTGTAGATAACACTTATGGAGTTTATGAAGTACCTGAAGGTGTAAAAAGAGAACTTAAAAGAATTCAAAATGATGGGCATAAGCTTTTTATCTGCAGTGGTCGTCCTAAAGCCATGATTAACCAGCAGTTCCTTGATTTGGGTTTTGATGGTTATGTCTTATATAACGGTGGTTATATCGAGATTGATGGTGAATCTATCTTTGAAGAGAGAATGGATACAGAACTTGCGACTCAGACAGTTGATATGCTTGAAGAACTGAATTGTGATTATATGATTGAAACAGCACATCATATTTATATTGATAAGCGTTATAAAGAGCTTTATACGTTCTTTAAGAACCTCGGCATGGAAGAGATGTTCTCTATGGATTTTGACCGTGATGATGTCTTAAAACGTGCCATTAAAATAGAAGCCAATGTCACAAATAAAGACAAGCAGAAAGTAAGCGACTATTTAGATGGTAAGTTTGGTACTACTATCAGTTTTGATCAGCATGGCAGTGATAATTCATTTGAGTTCTTTTCACCAACCATGAGTAAAGCCATCGGTATTAAGAAAGTTCTCGAATATTATGGTTTAGATATCAAAGATACCTATGCATTTGGTGATGGTCTTAATGATATTGAAATGATTCAGTTATGTCAGATAGGTGTAGCTATGGGTAATGCCGTAGATGAATTAAAGGCACAAGCCGATATCATCTGCAAATCTATCGATAAAAATGGGTTAGAGGATATTCTTAAGGCATTATTTCCACAATAA
- a CDS encoding phage antirepressor — MNEVQLFNFESNSVRALERDGQAWFVAKDAAKTLGYKNPRDAISKHVDEEDKEVAKCDTLGGRQDIAIINESGLYSLVLSSKLPSAKKFKRWVTSEVLPALRKTGQYQVKELSGQELMAKALIEAQSVLAAKDKQIEEMKPKALFADAVTASHTSILVGELAKILKQNGIDMGQKRLFAWLREKGYLIKRQGTDYNMPTQKAMELGLFEIKEGSYVNGSGVNITTKTPKITGKGQQYFINKFLQ; from the coding sequence ATGAATGAAGTACAATTATTTAATTTTGAAAGCAATTCAGTAAGAGCACTGGAACGTGACGGGCAAGCGTGGTTTGTTGCTAAAGATGCTGCTAAAACTCTCGGTTACAAGAATCCAAGAGATGCTATCAGTAAACACGTTGACGAAGAGGATAAGGAGGTCGCGAAATGCGACACCCTTGGAGGAAGGCAAGATATTGCAATCATCAATGAAAGTGGTCTATACAGCTTAGTCCTCTCAAGCAAGTTACCAAGCGCAAAGAAGTTCAAACGTTGGGTAACATCTGAGGTGTTGCCAGCATTAAGAAAAACAGGGCAGTACCAAGTGAAGGAACTAAGCGGACAGGAATTAATGGCTAAAGCCTTAATCGAGGCTCAGAGCGTGTTAGCTGCTAAAGATAAGCAGATAGAAGAGATGAAACCTAAAGCATTATTCGCTGATGCAGTAACTGCTAGTCACACATCTATATTGGTGGGTGAACTTGCTAAGATTCTAAAGCAGAACGGTATTGATATGGGTCAGAAGCGTTTATTTGCATGGCTCAGAGAAAAAGGCTATCTGATCAAGCGCCAGGGCACTGATTACAACATGCCTACACAGAAGGCTATGGAACTAGGTCTCTTTGAAATCAAGGAAGGCTCTTACGTCAACGGCTCAGGTGTAAACATCACAACCAAGACACCTAAGATTACTGGTAAGGGTCAGCAGTATTTCATTAATAAGTTCCTTCAATAG
- a CDS encoding PH domain-containing protein, whose translation MANTEKALSWAFRCKCEPNNAIKEILVEGEEVYQCYSTVRDVAALTNKRLIICDTQGVIGAKKEIFSLPYRSINMWSTANAGTFDLDTELELWTKAGFFKIKLSDKCDIREFDRILGKAVLNN comes from the coding sequence ATGGCAAACACTGAAAAAGCATTAAGCTGGGCATTCAGATGCAAATGCGAACCAAACAATGCAATCAAAGAAATTCTTGTGGAAGGGGAGGAAGTTTATCAATGTTATTCAACCGTTAGAGATGTAGCAGCATTAACAAATAAAAGATTGATAATCTGTGATACTCAAGGAGTCATAGGAGCAAAAAAAGAAATATTTTCTTTGCCTTATAGATCAATCAATATGTGGAGTACTGCGAACGCAGGAACTTTTGACCTAGATACAGAACTAGAATTATGGACAAAAGCAGGATTCTTTAAAATAAAACTTTCGGATAAATGTGATATTAGAGAATTTGATAGAATTTTAGGTAAAGCAGTATTAAACAATTAA
- a CDS encoding histidine phosphatase family protein, protein MKHLYMMRHGQTLFNVRRRIQGSCDSPLTELGIKQAKAAKELIKDIPFDHYYSSTAERASDTLEIVTDGQVPYTRVKGLKERDFGLFEGESEDLNPHFDDFKYDDLFPHYGGETTKQVQHRVVKTLTEIMNKEDHEVVLAVSHAGASMQFFSAFNDPAFIFNSGGLTNCCILHYTYDNNEFKFVEILRPEVK, encoded by the coding sequence ATGAAACATTTATATATGATGCGTCATGGACAGACTCTATTTAATGTTCGAAGAAGAATTCAGGGATCATGTGATTCTCCGCTTACTGAACTAGGTATTAAGCAGGCAAAAGCTGCAAAAGAGTTAATCAAGGATATTCCTTTTGATCATTACTACTCTAGTACGGCTGAAAGAGCATCGGATACATTAGAAATAGTAACAGACGGTCAAGTACCTTATACAAGAGTAAAAGGTCTTAAGGAAAGAGATTTTGGATTATTTGAAGGAGAAAGTGAAGATTTAAATCCTCATTTTGATGATTTTAAATATGATGACTTATTTCCCCATTATGGTGGCGAAACAACCAAGCAAGTACAACATAGAGTTGTAAAAACATTAACTGAAATCATGAATAAAGAAGATCATGAAGTAGTTCTTGCAGTAAGTCATGCCGGTGCTTCTATGCAATTCTTTAGTGCATTTAATGACCCAGCCTTTATTTTTAACTCTGGAGGATTAACTAATTGCTGTATTCTTCATTATACATATGACAACAATGAGTTTAAATTTGTAGAAATATTAAGACCAGAGGTAAAGTAG
- a CDS encoding tyrosine-type recombinase/integrase, whose amino-acid sequence MPVNIITLRDMQNIFDEMDTGVSVQRDMKLICVKVFEYAVMHKYISRDDDYSTYIKIKNLPKSTMHKSFTLDEIRKLKKLDTPEAHAILIYIYTGCRLSELLSLDRKQIHIDEPCNDDGVERKISYIITGSKTEAGRNRIIPIHEGIKQYVIDELINKKERLFDSKRTWFYMTVLYTLNDQLGMNHKMHDTRDTFASLCQLYNIDIYIRKKVLGHKLNDITFDIYTNASKNKLWTEINKIKF is encoded by the coding sequence ATGCCTGTCAATATAATCACATTAAGAGATATGCAGAACATATTTGATGAAATGGATACTGGTGTAAGTGTACAGAGAGATATGAAGCTTATCTGTGTCAAAGTCTTCGAGTATGCAGTGATGCACAAATATATCAGTAGAGATGATGATTATTCTACTTATATAAAAATAAAGAATCTCCCTAAATCAACAATGCACAAATCCTTTACTTTAGATGAAATAAGAAAACTCAAGAAATTAGATACTCCAGAAGCGCATGCGATACTTATTTATATCTATACAGGGTGTAGGCTTTCCGAACTCCTCTCACTTGATAGAAAACAGATACACATAGATGAGCCTTGCAACGATGATGGAGTAGAAAGAAAAATCAGTTATATCATTACCGGTTCTAAGACTGAAGCTGGAAGAAACAGAATCATTCCGATTCATGAAGGAATCAAGCAGTATGTCATTGATGAACTGATTAATAAGAAAGAAAGACTATTTGATTCTAAGCGCACATGGTTTTACATGACTGTACTCTATACCCTCAATGATCAGCTAGGCATGAACCACAAGATGCATGATACAAGAGATACTTTTGCTTCTCTTTGTCAGCTTTACAATATTGATATTTATATACGTAAGAAGGTTCTTGGGCACAAACTGAATGATATCACCTTTGATATCTATACCAATGCCTCTAAGAATAAGTTATGGACAGAGATCAATAAGATTAAATTTTGA
- a CDS encoding nitroreductase family protein, with protein sequence MLDVLKTRRSIRKYTDEMPRDEDLERIVEAGLYAPTGMGRQGVKFVVVKNKEMRDYLSKLNADIMGSDKDPFYGAPVVIVVLAKKEYPTYIYDGSLAIGNMLNEAHGLGLGSCWIHRAKEVFEGEEGRRLLKEWGIEEDYEGIGNVIIGFADGKAPEAAPRLDHRVITIE encoded by the coding sequence ATGTTAGATGTTTTAAAAACAAGAAGAAGTATTAGAAAATATACAGATGAAATGCCTAGAGATGAAGATCTTGAGAGAATTGTAGAAGCTGGTTTATATGCTCCTACTGGTATGGGCAGACAGGGCGTTAAGTTTGTAGTAGTAAAGAATAAAGAAATGAGAGATTATTTATCAAAGTTGAATGCTGATATTATGGGAAGTGATAAAGATCCTTTCTATGGTGCGCCTGTAGTGATTGTAGTATTAGCAAAGAAAGAATATCCTACATATATCTATGATGGATCACTTGCGATTGGTAATATGCTCAATGAAGCACATGGCTTAGGACTTGGTTCTTGCTGGATTCATCGTGCGAAAGAAGTATTTGAAGGTGAAGAAGGAAGAAGACTTCTTAAAGAATGGGGCATTGAAGAAGACTATGAAGGTATCGGAAATGTTATTATAGGATTTGCGGATGGTAAGGCTCCAGAAGCAGCACCTCGTCTTGATCATCGTGTGATTACAATCGAATAA
- a CDS encoding helix-turn-helix transcriptional regulator: protein MISRMRLDEIRRARGFSQEYMADKLGCHRNTYAKMEEKPQNITMEAADKIAKLLNVSINDIIFLESNLQNVESKGETK from the coding sequence ATGATTTCGAGAATGAGACTTGATGAAATTAGAAGAGCAAGAGGTTTTTCGCAAGAATATATGGCTGACAAATTGGGCTGTCACAGAAATACATACGCAAAAATGGAAGAAAAGCCCCAAAATATCACCATGGAAGCAGCTGATAAAATAGCCAAATTATTAAACGTTTCAATTAATGACATTATTTTTTTAGAGTCGAATCTACAAAACGTAGAATCAAAAGGAGAAACAAAATGA